The Eremothecium gossypii ATCC 10895 chromosome IV, complete sequence genome contains a region encoding:
- the DIB1 gene encoding U4/U6-U5 snRNP complex subunit DIB1 (Syntenic homolog of Saccharomyces cerevisiae YPR082C (DIB1)), with protein MGSVFLPHLHSGWHVDQAIVTEEERLVVIRFGSDSDRSCMLMDEILYSIAEKVVNFAAIYVCDTTEVPDFNEMYELQDPMTVMFFYKNKHMRCDFGTGNNNKMNFVVDNKQEMIDIIETVFRGARRNKGLVVSPYDYNYKRIQ; from the coding sequence ATGGGTAGCGTGTTCTTGCCCCACCTGCACAGCGGCTGGCATGTAGACCAAGCTATCGTAACCGAGGAGGAGCGTCTCGTGGTTATCCGTTTTGGGTCCGACTCCGACCGCAGTTGCATGCTGATGGACGAGATCCTGTACTCCATCGCCGAAAAGGTGGTCAATTTCGCCGCTATCTACGTATGTGACACAACCGAAGTGCCTGACTTCAATGAGATGTATGAACTGCAAGATCCGATGACCGTCATGTTCTTCTACAAGAACAAGCACATGCGATGCGACTTCGGCACGGGGAACAACAACAAGATGAACTTCGTCGTTGACAACAAGCAGGAGATGATAGACATCATAGAGACGGTCTTCCGCGGCGCCAGGAGAAACAAGGGGCTGGTGGTGTCGCCGTATGACTACAACTACAAGCGGATACAATAG
- the GRS1 gene encoding glycine--tRNA ligase (Syntenic homolog of Saccharomyces cerevisiae YBR121C (GRS1) and YPR081C (GRS2)), which translates to MASEDVQLARKAVEFNRENLESVLKRRFFFAPAFELYGGVSGLYDYGPPGCAFQANIVDVWRKHFILEEDMLEVDCTMLTPYEVLKTSGHVDKFSDWMCQDPKSGEIFRADHLVEEVLEARLKGDKAARGISAAPEEEDADKKKRKKKVKQIKAEKLDDSVIQEYESVLAKIDGYSGEELGELMVKFNIGNPVTGETLEPPKAFNLMFETAIGPSGQLKGYLRPETAQGQFLNFNKLLEFNNGKTPFASASIGKSFRNEISPRSGLLRVREFLMAEIEHFVDPENKNHPRFDEVKNLKLKFLPKGVQEAGRTEPIESTVADAVASGMIDNQTLGYFIARIYQFLTKIGVDEEKLRFRQHMSNEMAHYATDCWDAELKTSYGWIECVGCADRSAYDLTVHANKTKTALVVREKLDVPRQVTQWEIELTKKLFGPKFRKDAPKVENYLLNLSQDELASKAEQLSSDGKIVFQVEGIEGDIELDSKFISIEHKTKTEHVREYVPNVIEPSFGIGRIIYAIFEHSFWSRPEDAARSVLSFPPLVAPTKVLLVPLSNNADLAEVVTEVSRVLRKEQIPFKVDDSGVSIGKRYARNDELGTPFGITIDFESIKDGSVTLRERDSTRQVRGSVTDIIRAIRDITYNGVTWEEGTKSLTPFVSQSE; encoded by the coding sequence ATGGCCTCAGAGGATGTGCAACTGGCCAGGAAGGCTGTTGAGTTTAACAGGGAGAACCTAGAGAGTGTGCTCAAGCGGCGCTTTTTCTTCGCGCCGGCTTTTGAATTGTACGGTGGTGTATCCGGGCTGTATGACTACGGTCCTCCGGGCTGTGCCTTCCAGGCCAACATCGTCGATGTCTGGCGGAAGCACTTCATCCTGGAGGAGGATATGCTGGAGGTGGACTGCACGATGCTTACCCCCTACGAGGTCTTGAAGACATCTGGCCATGTGGACAAATTCTCTGACTGGATGTGCCAGGACCCCAAGTCTGGTGAGATCTTCCGTGCGGACCACCTTGTTGAGGAGGTTCTTGAAGCACGCTTGAAGGGCGACAAGGCTGCGCGTGGGATTTCTGCGGCTCCCGAGGAGGAAGATGCTGACAAGAAGAAGCGTAAGAAGAAGGTGAAGCAGATCAAGGCCGAAAAACTCGACGACAGCGTTATCCAGGAGTACGAGTCTGTTCTGGCTAAGATCGACGGCTACTCCGGGGAGGAGCTTGGTGAGCTGATGGTGAAATTCAACATCGGTAACCCGGTTACTGGTGAGACTCTCGAGCCACCAAAAGCATTCAACCTGATGTTTGAGACTGCCATCGGTCCATCTGGGCAATTGAAAGGCTATCTAAGACCAGAGACCGCCCAAGGTCAGTTTTTGAACTTTAACAAGTTATTGGAATTCAACAACGGTAAGACGCCTTTTGCCTCTGCTTCCATCGGCAAGTCATTCAGAAACGAGATTTCGCCCCGTTCTGGTTTGTTGAGAGTGCGCGAGTTCCTGATGGCCGAAATTGAACACTTTGTTGACCCTGAGAACAAAAACCACCCTAGATTTGATGAGGTGAAGAACCTAAAACTAAAATTTTTGCCTAAAGGGGTTCAGGAAGCTGGACGTACTGAGCCGATAGAATCAACTGTCGCGGACGCAGTTGCCTCCGGAATGATTGACAATCAGACCTTAGGCTATTTTATCGCCCGTATTTACCAGTTCTTGACAAAGATTGGTGTCGACGAAGAAAAGTTGAGATTCAGACAGCACATGAGCAACGAGATGGCTCACTACGCGACGGACTGCTGGGATGCGGAATTGAAGACCTCTTATGGCTGGATTGAATGCGTTGGGTGTGCGGATAGGTCGGCATACGATCTTACTGTCCACGCTAACAAGACGAAGACCGCCTTGGTTGTGAGGGAGAAGCTAGATGTACCTAGACAGGTCACACAATGGGAGATTGAGCTCACGAAGAAGCTCTTCGGACCTAAGTTTAGGAAGGATGCACCAAAGGTGGAGAACTATCTACTGAACTTGTCGCAGGATGAGTTGGCTAGCAAGGCTGAGCAGCTCTCTTCCGATGGAAAGATCGTCTTCCAGGTGGAAGGTATTGAAGGCGATATCGAGTTGGATTCGAAGTTCATCTCTATTGAGCACAAGACAAAGACCGAGCACGTGAGAGAGTACGTTCCAAATGTCATCGAGCCATCGTTTGGTATTGGCCGTATCATATACGCCATTTTTGAGCATTCCTTCTGGAGCAGACCGGAGGATGCCGCAAGGTCTGTGCTATCTTTCCCACCTTTGGTTGCGCCAACTAAGGTTTTGCTCGTCCCGCTATCCAACAACGCCGACTTGGCAGAGGTTGTTACTGAGGTGTCTCGGGTGCTAAGGAAGGAGCAAATTCCATTTAAGGTTGATGACTCTGGTGTGTCCATTGGTAAGAGATACGCTCGGAATGACGAGCTTGGAACGCCGTTTGGCATCACCATTGACTTCGAATCCATTAAGGATGGCTCCGTCACATTGAGAGAGAGAGACAGCACCAGACAGGTCAGAGGCTCTGTCACCGATATCATCAGGGCGATCCGCGACATTACCTACAATGGTGTGACGTGGGAGGAAGGTACTAAGTCATTAACGCCATTTGTGTCGCAATCTGAATAA
- the CBP6 gene encoding Cbp6p (Syntenic homolog of Saccharomyces cerevisiae YBR120C (CBP6)), which produces MSSTPVKDAAKQLVKTLEKFPAERIKHMQCFRDVQLSRFRRIAGLESAPKDTKKPSISDIKDILNRTSGPLGLRKDLLKKMANAMPQEHFTPTSIEQQRLALERILSNRYKTHYEVGDKLYKPAGKPQYYERLLAEVQGRSKESLLTAMRTVLFGK; this is translated from the coding sequence ATGTCCTCCACACCAGTGAAAGATGCTGCGAAGCAGCTCGTGAAGACTTTAGAGAAGTTTCCAGCGGAAAGAATAAAACATATGCAGTGCTTTCGCGATGTTCAGCTCTCGAGGTTTAGGAGGATAGCAGGCCTGGAGTCAGCACCAAAAGACACCAAGAAGCCTTCCATCAGCGACATTAAGGATATACTAAACAGAACATCGGGCCCTCTCGGGTTGCGTAAAGATTTGTTGAAGAAAATGGCGAATGCGATGCCGCAGGAGCATTTCACGCCGACGTCCATTGAGCAACAGCGCCTGGCGCTTGAGCGGATTCTTTCAAACCGCTACAAGACCCACTACGAGGTCGGTGACAAACTCTACAAGCCGGCTGGTAAGCCGCAGTACTATGAGAGGCTCCTTGCGGAAGTTCAAGGACGCAGCAAAGAGTCGTTGCTCACAGCTATGAGAACAGTCCTCTTTGGAAAATGA
- the MUD1 gene encoding Mud1p (Syntenic homolog of Saccharomyces cerevisiae YBR119W (MUD1); 1-intron), with the protein MRQSVYLSNLPASNASRIEYARQLLKSINKDNPYALSAEKTLPEPLPSADVPLPLLDEKYGVVSVSRPRKCRNKCFLGFATPSQADEFLQNFKDRLFIYGHQVNIEPAKHDAFWYIEREDPRACQRLRKHRAQLADPEAKLRVRSNRRLRRLRSRLRKRGLDAEHITEVVQRIKEKSKPSAENKTVRERTPSSAAVADPKKRVVDVANNPPNKVLLVQDLPTDITEQELVDIFANDKLLQVRLVQVRQLAFVDYADVQSATAVKNKLGTNYVIKNQTTIIGYAK; encoded by the exons ATGCGTCAATC TGTCTACCTGTCAAATTTGCCAGCGTCAAATGCCTCCAGGATAGAATATGCTCGACAACTGTTGAAGTCCATCAACAAGGATAACCCATATGCTCTATCGGCGGAGAAAACGTTGCCAGAGCCGCTTCCTTCCGCAGACGTGCCCCTTCCACTGCTAGATGAGAAGTACGGGGTAGTTAGTGTTTCCAGGCCTCGTAAATGCCGCAATAAATGCTTCCTTGGGTTCGCTACGCCATCTCAGGCAGACGAGTTTCTACAAAACTTCAAGGACCGCCTTTTCATATATGGCCACCAGGTCAATATAGAGCCAGCGAAGCATGATGCATTCTGGTATATTGAACGCGAGGATCCGCGAGCATGCCAACGGCTGCGCAAACACCGAGCGCAGCTTGCTGATCCAGAAGCCAAGTTGCGTGTTCGTAGCAACCGCCGCCTGCGCAGGTTACGAAGCAGGCTAAGGAAAAGGGGCCTGGATGCCGAGCACATCACAGAAGTAGTACAACGCATAAAGGAGAAAAGCAAGCCAAGCGCTGAAAACAAGACCGTGCGTGAGCGGACTCCCTCATCCGCTGCGGTTGCTGATCCTAAGAAGCGGGTAGTCGATGTCGCAAACAACCCGCCAAACAAAGTATTGCTCGTACAGGACCTGCCAACAGACATTACCGAGCAAGAGCTGGTGGATATATTTGCAAACGATAAGTTGCTCCAGGTAAGACTAGTCCAGGTCCGGCAACTGGCGTTTGTAGACTACGCCGATGTACAGAGCGCTACGGCGGTCAAGAACAAACTGGGTACAAATTATGTGATCAAAAATCAAACAACCATCATAGGGTATGCGAAGTAG
- the TEF2 gene encoding translation elongation factor EF-1 alpha (Syntenic homolog of Saccharomyces cerevisiae YPR080W (TEF1) and YBR118W (TEF2)) codes for MGKEKTHVNVVVIGHVDSGKSTTTGHLIYKCGGIDKRTIEKFEKEAAELGKGSFKYAWVLDKLKAERERGITIDIALWKFETPKYHVTVIDAPGHRDFIKNMITGTSQADCAILIIAGGVGEFEAGISKDGQTREHALLAYTLGVKQLIVAINKMDSVKWDESRYQEIVKETSNFIKKVGYNPKTVPFVPISGWNGDNMIEATTNAPWYKGWEKETKAGAVKGKTLLEAIDAIEPPVRPTDKALRLPLQDVYKIGGIGTVPVGRVETGVIKPGMVVTFAPSGVTTEVKSVEMHHEQLEEGVPGDNVGFNVKNVSVKEIRRGNVCGDSKNDPPKAAESFNATVIVLNHPGQISAGYSPVLDCHTAHIACKFDELLEKNDRRTGKKLEDSPKFLKAGDAAMVKFVPSKPMCVEAFTDYPPLGRFAVRDMRQTVAVGVIKSVVKSDKAGKVTKAAQKAGKK; via the coding sequence ATGGGTAAGGAAAAGACTCACGTTAACGTTGTCGTCATCGGTCACGTCGACTCTGGTAAGTCTACTACCACCGGTCACTTGATCTACAAGTGTGGTGGTATTGACAAGAGAACCATCGAGAAGTTCGAGAAGGAGGCTGCCGAGTTGGGTAAGGGTTCTTTCAAGTACGCCTGGGTTTTGGACAAATTGAAGGCTGAGAGAGAGAGAGGTATCACCATCGACATTGCGTTGTGGAAGTTCGAGACTCCAAAGTACCACGTCACTGTCATTGACGCCCCAGGCCACAGAGACTTCATCAAGAACATGATTACCGGTACTTCTCAAGCTGACTGTGCCATCTTGATCATTGCTGGTGGTGTCGGTGAGTTCGAGGCTGGTATCTCCAAGGACGGTCAGACCAGAGAGCACGCTTTGTTGGCTTACACCTTGGGTGTCAAGCAGTTGATCGTTGCCATCAACAAGATGGACTCCGTCAAGTGGGACGAGTCCAGATACCAGGAGATTGTCAAGGAGACCTCCAACTTCATCAAGAAGGTCGGTTACAACCCTAAGACTGTTCCATTCGTTCCAATCTCCGGCTGGAACGGTGACAACATGATTGAGGCCACCACCAACGCCCCATGGTACAAGGGCTGGGAGAAGGAGACCAAGGCTGGTGCCGTCAAGGGTAAGACCTTGTTGGAGGCCATTGACGCCATTGAGCCACCTGTCAGACCAACTGACAAGGCATTGAGATTGCCATTGCAGGATGTCTACAAGATCGGTGGTATTGGTACGGTTCCAGTCGGCAGAGTCGAGACCGGTGTCATCAAGCCAGGTATGGTTGTTACCTTCGCCCCATCCGGTGTCACCACTGAAGTCAAGTCCGTCGAGATGCACCACGAGCAATTGGAGGAGGGTGTCCCAGGTGACAACGTTGGTTTCAACGTCAAGAACGTCTCCGTCAAGGAGATCAGAAGAGGTAACGTTTGCGGTGACTCCAAGAACGACCCACCAAAGGCTGCTGAGTCCTTCAACGCTACCGTCATTGTCTTGAACCACCCAGGTCAAATCTCTGCCGGTTACTCTCCAGTCTTGGACTGTCACACTGCCCACATTGCTTGTAAGTTCGACGAGTTGTTGGAGAAGAACGACAGAAGAACCGGTAAGAAGTTGGAAGACTCTCCAAAGTTCCTAAAGGCCGGTGACGCTGCCATGGTCAAGTTTGTCCCATCCAAGCCAATGTGTGTTGAGGCTTTCACCGACTACCCACCATTGGGTAGATTCGCTGTCAGAGACATGAGACAGACCGTTGCTGTCGGTGTCATCAAGTCTGTTGTCAAGTCCGACAAGGCTGGTAAGGTCACCAAGGCCGCCCAAAAGGCTGGTAAGAAATAG
- the MRL1 gene encoding Mrl1p (Syntenic homolog of Saccharomyces cerevisiae YPR079W (MRL1)), with translation MPTQLQRPLARLLALALLVLLARAAEDEPPFCAVRNRSTGSYIDLSPLASNVSGTPPNWLVRGWQYGANFTLGVCTSPLGDGPAAYYSDTGRRVSIGRVATTPRYTGKKLTLTYEGGDLCPNRVDRKSSLLYFVCDRDIHTIAQVSLLGVLHNCSYLFEVRSVHACAAARAAGDRSVLGIFAAILLVFAAVELARRCCAAPLRRRFRPDFPADRPRWAPAPTGWAARTRAFFARAAEPRQAIKLASSPPGHPASDMEAQNTLLDSLDVRSSGA, from the coding sequence ATGCCAACCCAGCTGCAGAGGCCTCTCGCGCGCCTGCTCGCGCTGGCGCTACTCGTGCTACTtgcccgcgccgccgaGGACGAGCCACCGTTCTGCGCCGTGCGCAACCGCTCGACTGGCAGCTACATCGACCTCTCGCCGCTCGCCAGCAACGTCTCAGGCACGCCGCCCAACTGGCTCGTGCGCGGATGGCAGTACGGCGCCAACTTCACGCTCGGCGTGTGCACGTCGCCGCTTGGCGACGGCCCCGCCGCCTACTACTCCGACACCGGCCGCCGCGTGTCCATCGGCCGCGTCGCCACCACGCCGCGCTACACCGGCAAGAAGCTCACACTCACGTACGAGGGCGGCGACCTGTGCCCGAACCGCGTGGACCGCAAGTCGTCGCTGCTCTACTTCGTGTGCGACCGCGACATACACACCATCGCGCAGGTCAGCCTGCTGGGTGTGCTGCACAACTGCTCCTACCTCTTCGAGGTTCGCAGCGTGCacgcctgcgccgccgcgcgcgccgcaggcgACCGCAGCGTGCTCGGCATCTTCGCCGCCATCCTGCTGGTTTTTGCCGCCGTCGAGctcgcgcgccgctgctgcgccgcgccccTGCGTCGCCGCTTCCGCCCCGACTTCCCCGCAGACCGCCCGCGCTGGGCCCCGGCGCCCACGGGTTGGGCGGCCCGCACTCGTGCCTTCTTCGCACGGGCCGCCGAACCCCGCCAGGCCATCAAGCTTGCCTCGTCCCCGCCGGGTCACCCGGCCAGCGACATGGAGGCCCAGAATACCCTCCTTGACAGTCTTGACGTGCGCAGCTCAGGGGCATGA
- a CDS encoding ADL368Wp (NOHBY420; No homolog in Saccharomyces cerevisiae) — protein MIDLDTRGAPEAASPLDYDGYETFCNEQCASQRTGNFIPTMVLERREELRQQQLSILKFDDADFNTHEDQEFAELMKENDDLMCRIEQLAHSTQEHISKADRVLRSTEPGFFSKMFPKLSANSARYFPGMSGLPESATGLTSSAGAPTGLADSGSAFVAGQLQPANRRRRFLKRLTSWLRGSQLGGDFPIRSYSSRHAPSSRKSWKWPSGGSSLARADDLRLGRNLISSPYDDHLKLCTPIIMKSHSYRRSHSMGTLQSKHFYDKVRRGMLFYNSRKKARPSRPSDLQEKDTRKSGEDYGSASSYKAYGNLITT, from the coding sequence ATGATCGACCTAGACACTCGCGGGGCGCCGGAAGCGGCCAGCCCGCTTGACTACGATGGATACGAGACCTTCTGCAACGAGCAGTGCGCGTCGCAGCGCACCGGTAACTTCATCCCGACAATGGTGCTCGAACGCCGCGAGGAgctccgccagcagcagctcagCATTCTCAAGTTCGACGACGCAGACTTCAACACTCACGAGGACCAGGAGTTCGCGGAGTTGATGAAGGAAAACGACGACTTGATGTGCCGGATTGAGCAGTTGGCGCACTCCACGCAGGAGCACATCTCCAAGGCGGACCGCGTGTTGCGCTCCACGGAGCCGGGCTTCTTCTCCAAGATGTTTCCGAAGCTCAGCGCCAACAGCGCGCGCTACTTCCCGGGCATGTCCGGCTTGCCTGAGTCCGCCACTGGGCTTACCAGCAGCGCAGGCGCGCCCACCGGTCTCGCCGACAGCGGCTCTGCGTTTGTCGCCGGCCAGCTCCAGCCCGCCAACCGCCGTCGCCGTTTCTTGAAGCGGCTCACGTCGTGGCTCCGCGGCTCGCAGCTTGGCGGCGACTTCCCCATCCGCTCCTACTCCTCGCGCCACGCGCCGTCGTCGCGCAAGTCCTGGAAGTGGCCATCCGGCGGCTCGTcgctcgcgcgcgccgaCGACCTCCGTCTCGGCCGCAACCTCATTTCCTCCCCGTACGACGACCACCTCAAGCTCTGCACCCCCATTATCATGAAAAGTCACAGCTACCGCCGCTCCCATTCGATGGGAACCCTACAGTCTAAACACTTCTATGACAAGGTCCGCCGCGGCATGCTGTTCTACAACAGCCGCAAAAAGGCGCGCCCCTCCAGGCCCAGTGATCTGCAAGAGAAGGATACCAGGAAATCAGGCGAAGACTACGGCAGCGCCTCCAGTTACAAAGCGTACGGAAACTTGATAACAACATGA
- the OPY2 gene encoding Opy2p (Syntenic homolog of Saccharomyces cerevisiae YPR075C (OPY2)), whose protein sequence is MSCTRCSENRCVPIDALDDGGADSAVSADSKSGKVAVGAIIGGVVGGLLLLVGLGLLTYYHKYWRKRKQRYADTVGSDPPDDEKAMYKAADSAGGNGTPKGDMAAAYQPRNRSSAATMATRASNVLPVAYIPGVTAVGKKFRNRHLFNNGDTRSHITLGSSILGGDDDDFDDDSEIGSQAGDRSSVGVQHAGNLTTAIRAKPKLVQINEEDETEDTESLPPAGSSSTTGALPRKAAVTVEAAPEAAKAVSAALSQDPFHMDGEDDNHDKDKDEGTDSNDEPDDDDDEGSFILDVEVAEPIRKNSLRR, encoded by the coding sequence ATGTCGTGCACGCGATGTTCGGAAAACCGGTGCGTGCCCATCGACGCACTGGacgacggcggcgcggaCAGCGCTGTCAGTGCGGACAGCAAGTCGGGCAAAGTGGCCGTGGGGGCGATCATCGGCGGCGTGGTGGGcggcctgctgctgctggttGGGCTGGGACTGCTGACGTACTACCACAAGTACTGGCGCAAGCGCAAGCAGCGATATGCAGACACGGTGGGCAGCGACCCCCCGGACGACGAGAAGGCGATGTACAAGGCCGCGGACAGTGCTGGCGGGAATGGCACTCCCAAGGGCGATATGGCGGCCGCCTACCAGCCTCGCAACCGCAGCAGTGCGGCGACGATGGCCACGCGCGCGTCCAATGTGCTGCCGGTGGCTTACATCCCGGGTGTCACAGCCGTGGGCAAGAAATTCCGCAACAGGCACCTGTTCAATAACGGCGACACGCGCTCGCACATCACGTTGGGCTCGTCCATCCTGGGCGGTGACGACGACGACTTCGACGACGACTCCGAGATCGGCAGTCAGGCGGGGGACCGCTCCAGTGTGGGCGTCCAGCACGCTGGCAACCTCACAACGGCCATCCGGGCAAAGCCTAAACTGGTCCAGATTaacgaggaggacgagaCCGAGGACACAGAGAGCCTGCCGCCAGCCGGCAGCTCCTCGACGACCGGCGCACTCCCGCGCAAGGCCGCCGTTACCGTGGAAGCGGCACCGGAGGCTGCCAAGGCGGTCTCCGCCGCGCTGTCTCAGGATCCGTTCCATATGGACGGCGAGGACGACAACCATGATAAAGACAAAGACGAGGGCACCGACAGCAACGACGAGCCGGACGATGACGATGACGAAGGTTCATTCATCCTTGACGTTGAGGTCGCCGAGCCAATTAGGAAAAACTCACTACGTCGGTAA
- the TKL1 gene encoding transketolase TKL1 (Syntenic homolog of Saccharomyces cerevisiae YPR074C (TKL1) and YBR117C (TKL2)), translating to MTQFSDVDRLAVSTIRLLSVDQVSKANSGHPGAPLGLAPAAHVVWKQMRLNPKSPKWINRDRFVLSNGHACALLYSLLHLFGYDLSIEDLKQFRQVGSKTPGHPEYELPGVEVTTGPLGQGISNAVGLAIAQANLAATYNKPGYELSDNYTYVFLGDGCLQEGVSSEASSLAGHLKLGNLIAFYDDNKITIDGHTEVSFDEDVLKRYEAYGWEVLNVANGDENLEDIASALEQAKKNKDKPTLIKLTTTIGFGSLNAGSHTVHGAPLKADDVKQLKTKLGFNPDESFIVPQEVYDLYHNSTIQPGAESEKEWNALLEKYAGEYPKEAAELKRRLAGKLPENWESKLPVYKPTDSAVASRKLSEIVLQSIFEDVPELIGGSADLTPSNLTRTTNAVDFQPPQSGLGDYSGRYIRFGVREHGMGAIINGLSAYGANYKVFGATFLNFVSYAAGAVRLAALSGHPVIWIATHDSIGLGEDGPTHQPIETLAHLRAIPNMMVWRPADGNEVSAAYKVALESQDTPSVIALSRQNLPQLDGSSIEKASKGGYILQDVENPDIAIVSTGSEVGIAVEAAKLLAEKNMKVRIVSLPDFHTFSRQPKEYQLSVLPDRVPILSVEVLSTSGWSEYAHQSFGLNRFGASGKGPEVYKFFEFTPEGIASRAEKTVAFYKGKEVLSPLNKAF from the coding sequence ATGACGCAATTCTCCGACGTTGACCGTTTAGCGGTCTCGACCATCAGACTGCTCTCCGTGGACCAGGTGTCCAAGGCCAACTCCGGCCACCCCGGTGCGCCATTGGGGCTtgcgcctgcggcgcacGTGGTGTGGAAGCAGATGCGCCTCAACCCCAAGAGCCCAAAGTGGATCAACAGGGACCGTTTTGTTCTTTCGAACGGTCACGCTTGTGCGCTTCTCTACTCGTTGCTACACCTATTCGGCTACGACTTGTCGATCGAGGACTTGAAGCAGTTCCGGCAGGTCGGGTCCAAGACCCCTGGGCACCCTGAGTACGAGCTTCCCGGCGTGGAGGTGACCACCGGCCCTCTAGGCCAGGGTATCTCCAACGCCGTTGGCTTGGCGATCGCGCAGGCGAACTTGGCTGCCACTTACAACAAGCCGGGTTACGAGTTGTCGGACAACTATACGTACGTGTTCTTGGGCGACGGCTGTTTACAGGAGGGTGTGTCCTCCGAGGCTTCCTCGCTTGCAGGCCATCTAAAGTTGGGCAATTTGATTGCGTTCTATGACGACAACAAGATCACCATCGATGGCCACACTGAGGTGTCCTTCGACGAGGATGTCTTGAAGAGATACGAAGCATACGGGTGGGAGGTGTTGAACGTTGCCAACGGTGACGAGAACCTAGAAGACATTGCCAGTGCCTTGGAGCAGGCCAAGAAGAACAAGGACAAGCCAACTTTGATCAAGTTGACGACCACTATTGGGTTTGGCTCCTTGAATGCGGGCTCCCACACTGTGCACGGCGCGCCATTGAAGGCGGATGATGTCAAACAGTTGAAGACGAAGTTGGGCTTTAACCCAGATGAGTCCTTCATTGTGCCTCAGGAGGTTTATGACCTCTACCACAACAGCACTATCCAGCCAGGTGCCGAGTCCGAAAAGGAGTGGAACGCTCTACTCGAGAAGTATGCGGGTGAGTACCCTAAGGAGGCAGCAGAGCTAAAGAGAAGATTGGCTGGTAAGCTACCAGAAAACTGGGAATCAAAGTTGCCAGTTTACAAGCCAACTGACTCCGCCGTCGCCTCGAGAAAGTTGTCTGAAATCGTTCTCCAGTCTATCTTCGAGGATGTACCTGAGTTGATTGGTGGTTCCGCGGACTTGACTCCATCGAACTTGACGAGAACGACCAACGCTGTGGACTTCCAACCACCACAGTCTGGATTGGGTGATTACTCAGGCAGATACATCAGATTCGGTGTCCGTGAACACGGTATGGGTGCTATAATTAACGGTCTATCGGCCTACGGCGCCAACTACAAGGTCTTTGGTGCTACGTTCCTCAACTTTGTCTCATACGCTGCTGGCGCCGTCCGTTTGGCAGCCTTGTCAGGCCACCCAGTTATCTGGATTGCTACACACGATTCTATTGGTTTGGGCGAGGACGGTCCTACGCACCAGCCGATTGAGACGTTGGCTCACCTAAGAGCTATTCCTAACATGATGGTATGGAGACCAGCTGACGGGAATGAAGTATCTGCCGCATACAAGGTGGCACTTGAGTCCCAGGACACTCCTTCTGTGATCGCTCTATCGAGACAGAACCTACCTCAGTTGGATGGTTCCTCGATCGAAAAGGCATCCAAGGGTGGCTACATTTTGCAAGACGTTGAGAACCCTGATATTGCCATTGTATCCACTGGTTCCGAGGTTGGAATTGCTGTCGAGGCTGCCAAGCTGCTTGCCGAGAAGAACATGAAGGTCAGAATTGTTTCTTTGCCAGACTTCCACACATTCAGCCGTCAGCCTAAGGAATACCAGCTATCTGTGTTACCAGACCGTGTGCCTATCTTGTCTGTTGAGGTCTTGTCCACATCTGGCTGGTCGGAATACGCTCATCAGTCTTTTGGCTTGAATAGATTCGGTGCTTCGGGGAAAGGCCCAGAGGTTTACAAATTTTTCGAATTCACTCCAGAAGGCATTGCTTCCAGAGCAGAGAAGACTGTAGCCTTCTACAAGGGTAAGGAAGTTTTGTCTCCATTGAACAAAGCTTTCTAA